The genomic stretch GAGGCTCTAGCTGGGGATGACCCCGGGGCCCACTCCCAGCCAGTGACACCCCTGCAGCTGTTTGAGGGGCGGAGGAGCCGCCGCAGGAGGGACGCACCCAGGGCGGCCGAAGAGCAGGAATCCAGAGTGCAGTACACCGTGTGCATCTGGTGAGTGCTGCAGGCCGCCCTGGGTGTGTGGGGCACTGCTGGGCCGAGAGGGGAGGCAGGACTGAGACTGGGGCTGGGCATCTGTGACCCGGCGCAGGTAGAACCCAGACAACAGGGCATGTCTCTCTGCAGGCGGAACAGCAAGGTGGGGCTGTCGGGCATGGCCATTGCGGATGTCACCCTCCTGAGTGGATTCCATGCCCTGCGGGCGGACCTGGAGAAGGTGTGGTCAGCCATCCAGGAGGACCCCTTGTGCCCTCAGGAGCCCTGCTCCATCCCCGCAGTACCCTCAGCTACTGAGCCCTGTCATGTGCAGGGCCCAGGGCTACCTGCCTGTGACCGTTTCCCTTCCCCACAGCTGACCTCCCTCTCTGACCGTTACGTGAGTCACTTTGAGACTGAGGGACCCCACGTCCTGCTGTACTTCGACTCGGTGAGCAGGGAGAGGTGACACGAGGGAATGGGTGGCGCCAGGTTTACTGAGCATATGTTATGAGGTTTCCCAGAAGACACTGTATCAGCGGCCAGTGTTCCTAGAAAGAACTTGTGATGTGGGCAGGAAGACAGGACCAGAGTGTGCCAGAGCAGAGTTAGGGATGGGCCACCAGGGAGGCAGCGCTGCCTGCAGGTAGGTGGCGGCCGAGCCCCTAATGTGGCCTGGGGGGCCAGTGCCAGTCAGCAGGGAGGGCCCAAGAGTGAGCCTTTTCGAAAGATGAATTTATTCAACTTGATGggctgcctttctttttcttttgaccttcctagttttttttttggtgttttgtgtTTGATATTAAAGTGtattttctttgatgaagtgATGGTAGTCCTAGatgagtttgtttttgtctttttgtggcctTGTTTTGCTAAAACAGAGAATTATCAACCTTCTGATGGccttccaatttcttttttgaacatTTACTGTAACCTTttggagaaaatgtgaaaaggGCATGTTAATACTCTAGCACCATTAGCCAGGTGTTTGTGGGTCAGAGAAGACGCCCCTGCCCAGTGTATGCAGAGGGGCCAGACCCTATTAGCCTGAGAAGCCAAGCAGAAGAGTCTGGTTGAACACAATGGAAAACGAGGAGCCAGGAAGATTTCTAGGTAGGGAGCCGACCATGCAGCAGCCTAGCTTAGGAGGGAAACTGGCAGGGTAGCAGGCTGGATTGGACCAGCGTGGGCATGAGGAGAGGGTTCTGGGCCTAGGACACAAGCAGTGGGCTCACAGAGGACAGGTGTAGCAATAGCACCTGCTGTTAGGTTATAGCAGATAAAGGAGGCCCCAAGTTGTATCAGTGATGAAGCGAGGCCATCAGGAGGGTGAGTGGGTTTGCAGGGCAGACAGAGTAGATCTGGAGAACTAACATGTCCTGAACAAGTCCTAATGCAAGAATAGGGCTGAATGTTCAGTTTGGGAATCAGCAGCCTGGAAGGGTTAGGTGACAGCCAGAGAGTGTCTGAGATCTCTGTAGGGAAgcacagaggaagggaagaggcagggccGGGGACTGTGCctctgggaaggaagaagagggaatgtCAGAAATGACCAGGTCAGAACCACGGATGGTCCAGAAGCTAACCCTGAGCTTAGGGAGAGTTTCACGCAGAATATGTCCATGATGTGGGACTCTGCAGAGGGGCCCTGGAGACTGGGATGAGGTCACCATCTGGACAGTGAAGTCAGCAGAGACCTTGGGAGGCAGTTTTTAGAGTTACTGGAAGGTAACAGAATGTGAAGGACACTGAAGATAAGAACCAACAGGAACCAAACAGAGACAGGCAAAGGAAGTGCAGCACAGTGgcctgcagggccctggggctgagtccctgacctctcccctgcccccctgcCAGGTGCCCACCTCCCGGGAGTGTGTGGGCTTTGGAGCCGTGCAGGAGGTGCCTGTGGGGCTGGTGCAGCCGGCTAGTGCGACCCTCTATGACTACTACAACCCTGGTGAGCACTCCGGGACACGTGGAGGTTTGGGATAGGTTGCCTCCATGTGGGACATCAGGAACTGGGGCAGTGAAGGGTGGCAGGGGGTCCTGTGGCTCCATGGgactggggaggcagagagggggctTGTGGCCTaattcctctctctgcttttcttcagaGCACAAATGTTCTGTGTTTTACGGGGCACCAACTAAGAGCAAACTCCTGTCCACGTTGTGCTCTGCTGACGTCTGCCAGTGTGCTGAGGGTGAgacccagggcctgggggcaggggtgggaagaTGGCCTGGCTGGGGCCTGCACACTCATCTGGGTCCCTGACTTCAGGGAAGTGCCCTCGACAGCGTCGTGTCCTGGAGCGGGGGCTGCAGGATGAGGATGGTTACAGGATGAAGTTTGCCTGCTACCATCCCCGCGTGGATTACGGTCAGTCTTCCCCCGTCCTGACCCGCCCTCAGGGTCTCTTTGGTTGTGTTTGCTCCTCTCAGGCCTGCAGGTGGCCTCCTTGCTTGGACACCACCCTGCAGCCCTCTCAGCCTCTGGGTAACTAACCTTGTCTGCCCTCTCCTCAACTCCCTCTTAGGCTTCCAGGTCAAGGTTCTCCGAGAAGATGGCAGAGCTGCTTTCCGCCTCTTTGACACCAGGATCACCCAAGTCCTACACTTCAGTATGAACGGAACGGAGTGGGGGGCGTGGAGCAAGGGGATATAGGGGAACTGAGGTCTGGGTTTGAGACCTGGCTGCCTGGAATCGTGAAAATTCAGACGCGTCTGAGCTCAAATGCCCTCAGCCTCTTAGAAGCTCTGGGCTTGTCCATAAATAGGGAAGCAGTAGCACCTCCCCGTTGGGAGTGGTGAGGGTTCAGTGAGAGGATCGCCCCGTGCTCATCCTGCACTTTCTCTTGCCCTCTGACAACTCTTGTTCACGTTATCCCGTCAGCCAAGGATGCCAAGGCCGCTGCTGGTCAGACCCGAAACTTCCTGGTTCGAGCCTCTTGCCGCCTTCGCTTGGAACCTGGGAAAGAATATTTGATCATGGGTCTGGACGGGGCCACCTATGACCTCAAGGAAGAGTGAGTTCTCTGGGCCCCTCGGTCTCTAGCTCTTCTCACACCTTGTGAGGGAATGGATCTTCAGTGCCTAGGCCCTGCCCCCTCAGAAGCTAGGTGCCTCgtgctctcctctcctgcctgtccATCCTCCTGACCCCTGCTGactgcccctttgtctcttcaGTCCCCAGTACCTGCTGGACTCGAACAGCTGGATTGAGGAGATGCCCTCTGAACGCCTGTGCCGGACCACCCGCCAGCGGGCAGCCTGTGCCCAGCTCAGCGACTTCCTCCAGGAGTATGGCACCCAGGGGTGCCAGGTGTAAGGgctgctcccccacctcccccaggaggAGCCTGAGCTGGGGAAGGGTGATGCCTGGATTGTTGTTGTGCCTGGACAcagccccagggcagggccagggactCAATAAAGGCCTTTGGCAGCAAAGTGTCAGTGTGTGTCTCAGGACTGAGAGCTGTGCCCCCACTGTCCCTTCCAGGATCTggggggcccagagcagggtTTGCATAATCTTAGGCTTTCAGAGCCTGGATGACTCTTGGGGTGTCCAGCTCTGCCTGAACTCTCCCAAATGTCTCACTGGGAGCTCAGTCCATCATAGGACCACCCCGAGCAGACTTGTGACCCAACAGCCTTCACTCTGAGGATCCAGCGTCCACACTGAGGCCTCTCTTCTCCTATGCCTGCAGAACACTCTACTGCTCCAGTGTAGCCAGTCATTGCGGCCTCAGGTGCTCAGCTAACACCTCAGCGCTTCTGCCTTGTGAGCGGCCGTCCAGCCGCACGTCTCCCACTCTGTCCTTGTGCAGCTGGCAGTTTTGGGGTCTGTTGCTTTTAGCTGAGACCTGGTCTGTTGAAAACCTGTTGGCACTTGATCCTGTTGCCAGTGGCATTGGGTAATTTTCCTAGAGTTGAGCAATCCTCTAATCTGATGTCTCCATCCAGATACTGATTTTAAACAAGGCAAAGGCTGACTTTGGTGTGTTGTCAGTACTCTGAGACTGCTGTTCCCTAGGGGTCAACCCTCCCCACCTGCCCGCCTAGCTCTCCCCCATTTGGTGGCACCCCTTGGGTCTTGAGGGCTGACCTAGAAATCCAAATAGAGGAATTTGCTGAGATCGGTTTTGAGGGAAAGTGGGATGGTTTAGCGGCCTGCCATTCAATCACTCAACAGAAATTCATGGAACTCTCACTCTGTGCCATGCCCTGTGCCAGGTCCCTATCCTCTGTGAAAGTTGTGATGTTGGGGAACTGCATGGTCCTGTAGGGCACATAGCTGGGCATCTGACCCAGTCTAGGGGAATgtgagaagggggaagggaaggcttcctggaggaagaaatGTCTAAGTTGGATTTAGAAGGCTGAGGAGTCAGGCAAAGAGAATGGGGTTAGATGAGGGCATTTGAGACAGAAGGAGAATATAAAAGGcccagaggctgggggcagggcagagcacATTAAGGGGCACTGCGTGTAATTCATCATGTCTGGAATTTGaatttggaggtggggtggaaGGCTAGCAAGCCAAGTGGAATCCGTTCATGAGGGGATGTTCACAAGCATGCCAGCTGTCCAGGTCACTCCTTTTGAATGGAGTCCCCTCCTAGTCCATGCAACTTTGAGACGTTCTGACCAGTCTTTCAGAAGCTTCCTAGGGCTGTTGTTTACATGGCCCTGCAGTTACGCGTCAGATCTCTCGCCCAAAAGCCAGTTAGCATGGTGGTGGCATAAACCCATTTACGAGAGCCATGGATTCAGCTGCAGTTGTGGCAAGATGTGGCCTGGGTCTGGGCGGTCAACTGTGAGGAAGGTGGCAGCTGTTGCTGCTCAGCCCCAGAAATCCCACCCCTGTTTTCTCCCTCCCAGTCCTGGGCATGGATCCAGACTGAGCCTGAGCCTCTTCCCCCAGGACCACCAGCAGTTAGCTCTTCAAGCTGGTGGGTGGTATAGCTGGGGTCTCGACAGTGGCACAGCCTGTGCTCTGGGTGAAGCTCTGAGGGGGCAAGGACCCGCATCCCCGGGGACAGGGAATTGGGGATGGTGTGGGCTTCAGGTCACCTCCAAACCCTCACTCACACCCCCAGGTAGCCCTAATCTCTCACTGAGCCCTGTCACCCATGTTTGGCATGACCTTTCCCCAAGCTCCTCCTCTAAGCCTCAACTGCCTCCTCACCCATAAAAGTGGTCCCTGATAGCCCTACTTGGTCCAGTGGGACCCCACCACTTATGGCTGTGGCTCCCAGAATAGGGCTGGACCTCTGACCCCAGCTGTGGCTATTGAGTTCTGACTTTGGAATCGATGGGGGCGTGTTCAGTCATGCCGAGAATCCCTACTTGCCCGGGGCTGGACCTGTCCCCTGTGGACTGTGACCCCAAAGGCAGTCCTGTTCTGCCTGCACCTCAGAGCACAAGCAGCTTGactgcagagagagaggagaggacagcAGACAAAGAGCAAGAAACAAAGAGTGAGGAAAACGGCCTCGTCTTGAGGGCTTTTTCTGTTCCCTATCCTCAGCCTTCCAAGGCCAGTGAGgtcccctctcctgctctcctgctCTCCTGCTCTTGGGTTCTGTGAGATACCcctgtatttttataataattcttaGTTTTGGCCCAAGCCAGCTCaagttggtttctttttcttgcaaccAAAGAGTATCAGGTACATGGTTAGAGCTCCAAATTGGGGGACCACGTAATCCTTCATGTTCTTCaacttttgagagtgaaatggCGCACCAATAACAAATCATACTGGGACTGCAGGTATAAACTGGGACAACCCAGCCAAACCAGGCCATATGGTCACCCTATCtgcaagttaaaagaaaaacacacatcaCTCTCATCTCATTTTGTTCTTCAGGCAATACTGGAGGGCATATTAGGCAGGgactgccattttctctctgagACAAACTCCAGAGCAATAAGCTGATCCaaggtggggtggtgggggatGAGGGCTCAGGCCAGAGAGTGGACACATTTTCCTGCATGGTTGATGTGGAGCCAGAAAGCTGATTCTGGCTGTGGGAGAAAGGTCAgggtttcctttcccttcctttcttcttgatgGATGGTTCTTTGAAATATGGACTCTCCAAGGCCAATGGGACTTATGCCATTTCAGAAGTGTGCCACTCTGTGGGAAGGACAGTGGGTAGGGACCTGAGGGGAGCCCCAGAACAGCCGGAACAGCAAGATGGATGGGGGGGCCTCAAGAGCTATAAGTGGCTGGGCCAGGGCCTTTTCATGGGTCTCCGGCCATGCTACTCcttgggctgctgctgctgctgatcttGCTGGCAGGCGCCCGCCTGCTCTGGGGTCAGTGGAAGCTCAGGAGCCTCCACCTTCCACCTCTTGTCCCTGGCTTCCTGCACCTGCTGCAGCCCAACCTCCCCATCTATCTGCTTGGCTTGACTCAGAAACTTGGGCCTATCTACAGGCTCCGCCTCGGGCTGCAAGGTGAGAGTCTGTTCCCTCCCTGGCCCCGTCACGGTGGGGAGGTGGGGTCCTCTCCCTGCTGACATCCTGCTTTGGCTGTCTCCTAGCTGTGGTGGTGCTGAACTCCAAGAGGACCATTGAAGAAGCCATGATCAGGAAGTGGGTGGACTTTGCTGGCAGACCCGAGTTACTATCTTGTAAGGGATGGGGGCATTTCTTGAGAGAAGAACAGGGGCTCGGGGAGGCAGGGGAGGTCAGGTCTGCGGCTTCCTTCATCAATTTgacacctcccctgccccccacacctACTGGCAGATAAGCTGGTGTCTCAGCGCTACCAGGATCTCTCACTAGGGGACTATTCCCTGCTCTGGAAGGCCCACAAGAAACTCACCCGCTCAGCCCTGCTACTGGGCATCCGCAACTCCATGGAGCCCCTGGTGGAACAGCTGACCCAAGAGTTCTGTGAGGTGAGGCTGGACTCCCATGGCCATCCCAGGTCAGCTTCACCTCTGCCAGTAGCCCCCCAGCCTGTTTAGTTCATGCTCCTTCTCCACAGCGCATGAGAGCCCAGGCCGGTGCCCCCGTGGCCATCCAGAAGGAATTCTCTTTCCTCACCTGCAGCATCATCTGTTACCTCACTTTTGGAGACAAGGTTACGGCTCTCTTGCCCTCATATATGCTTGggcccacccctcagcccctccctgacTGTCTCCTGGTCGTGAACTGAaagaatttcctccttttctggcAGGAAGACACCTTAGTACATGCCATTCAGGACTGTGTCCAGGACTTGATGAGAACCTGGGAACACTGGTCCATCCAAATTCTGGACATCATTCCCTTTCTCAGGGTGAGGAGGTGGAGCCCAGGGACATCTGGGTCCTCAGAGaaagggtgagggtgggggaacAGGCTTCCTTCCCAGCCGCTACGCTCTCTTGCTCCCTGCCCCAGTTCTTCCCCAACCCAGGCCTCTGGAGACTGAAGCAGGCCATGGAGAACAGAGATCACATCATAGAGAAGCAGCTGAGGCAGCACAAGGTGGGAACTGTGCGTGGACCGGGCTCTCCCTCAGCCCACAGCCGGTGATGCTACTGCCCCAGAACTAGGCAGGTTCTTCGGCATATGCCACCAGTCCTGGACCTGTTGGCCCCTCCAGACCCCTCTTCTCAAACCAGGCACTCAGGCtggctcctcttcccctccccaggagAGCATAGTGGCAGGCCGGTGGAGGGACATGACAGACTACATGCTCCAAGGACTGGGCAGGCCGACAGTGGAAGAGGCCCCTGGACAGCTCCTTGAAGGGCACGTGCATATGGCTATGGTGGACCTTTTCATCGGTGGAACGGAGACCACTGCGAGCACCCTCTCCTGGGCTGTGGCATTCTTGCTTCACCACCCTGAGGTATGACCCGGGGGGCAGGCAAAAGGCTCCTTTCTGGCAGCCTGGCCCAGGCCTCAGGAACCCAGCTCACTCTGCCCCGAGGCAAGCTgtgtggcgggggagggggccctCCTCCTAACTGGCACAAAGGCTCCCGTGAGTTGCTCCATGGTGTCCAGAGACCGGGCAACCGTGGATCCATTTGCGGCAGGGCTCAGACCCCAGACACCAGCCTTGCCCCCATTTCTCAGATTCAGCAGCGACTGCAGGACGAGTTGGATCgtgagctgggccccagagccttGGGCTCCACAGTCCCATTCAAAGACCGCGCACGGCTACCCTTGCTCAACGCCACTATCGCCGAGGTGCTGCGCCTGCGGCCGGTCGTGCCCCTGGCCTTGCCGCACCGCACCACGCGGCCTACCAGGTGACTCCCGAGAGGTAGGGAGCAGTGGGGAAGGCCCAAGTGGGGTCCTCGCAGGCCTCTTAATTCCACCCTTCCTCAGCATCGTCGGCTACGACATCCCCAAGGGCACAATCATTATCCCCAACCTCCAAGGCGCCCACCTGGATGAGACGATTTGGGAGCAGCCGCACGAGTTCCGGCCGGGTGCGCGGCGGGGCCGGGTGCCCGTGGCGGGGGGCGGCGGAAGGTGCAGGGAGGGCGGTCGCTGAACCCCAGGTCTGTCCCTCCGCCTGCAGACCGCTTCCTGTACCCCGGCGCCAGCCCCAGCACGCTCGCCTTCGGCTGCGGGGCGCGCGTGTGCCTGGGCGAGCCGCTGGCGCGCCTCGAGCTCTTCGTGGTGCTGGCGCAGCTGCTCCGCGCCTTCACGCTGCTGCCGCCCGCCGGCGCCCTGCCCTCtttgcagccccagccccactgcGGCGTCAACCTCACCATGCAGCCTTTCCAGGTGCAGCTGCAGCCCCGTGGAGCGGGGACCCCGGGCCTGGGCGAGCGCCAGTGACGGAGCAGGATGCGCACCGCTcacgtgcctcagtttctccttttattgCTCCCCTATAaaccccttccctcccccctgTAAACATGGTGCTGTGAGATCGCGGGTGGAGAAGGCTTCCTCCGGTGGGTGGGTGGTGACGGTGGCCCCTGGCTCTTCTCCCAGCGCGACCCCTCAGTGCTCGGCAGTCATACTGGGGCGCGGGAGGCTGAGCAGAGGCTCAACCTCCCCGGGCCGGAGGCCTGTAGCTTCTTGGTCTTAGTTTCATTTCCGTGAAGGGCACGGAGAAATCGAAGCCCTTCCAGTAGTACCAGCTCACTCCCTGGGAAAGGGGTTGTCGGGAGAGAGTCACAGCTAGACATCCCATCTGCTCCCACCCCTGCACCTTTGGGGAGATGGTTCCCAGGAATCAATAAAACgtcttccctccctgctcccttcatAACCCTCAACTGCAGAGGACTGAGGCTTAATCTGGAGCTGGCCCTTTACATCCAATAAATCACCTCCTCCTCAAGACACCTTGGTGAGATTGGATTattgtcccatttcacagaggagggcCCTGAGGAACCCAGCGGCTCAGTAAACTTGTCCTGTCACACTGCATGTCACACCCAGGCGGGCCAACCACCCAACCTCACCCAGCTCTGTGCTGCCTCCCGGGCCCCTCACCTGGTGGTCCACTGTGCTCCCGTAGAGCCCGTTGAGGTTGGCATAGTGGCAGTTCCTGTACCACCAGGCCCCTCGGTAAGAGACGGCACAGGAGATGAGCAAGTTGTTGGGGTCTCGATCACGAGCGGAAAAGACACTGCCGCTGTGGTAACTCATGGAGTCCCCTAGGCAGGGCGTGGGAAGGAACAGTGAgggcctcccctctccccatcccccctccccgcccctcccaggcccagccctcaCCTGCGGTGCCATGGTAGCCCTCCAGGTGGAGGCGGTAGTAGTCAGCGGCTGAGTCTACTCGGAAGGAGTCATACTGGGCAAACACGGCCTCGTCCCCAGCCCGCAGGTCCACACGCATGGAGTAGTCCCCGGCTGTCGTCAGGCTGTGTAGGGCCTCGTTGCCTGGGGGTGGGCAGTGTGCTCTCATCAGGGTCCTGGTGTCCAACAGGGTTCCCATCCCTTCCCTGGTCCCCCAATCACTGTGAGGCACTGACCCAGCCAGAACTCCCTGGAGATGTTCCCAAAACCATGGGCATAGTCCTCCCAGTCCCTCCAGAAGTCCGTTTGTCCATCCATGCGGCGCTGGAACACCTGGGAAGCAGGTGGGAGCACCATCAGCCTCTGGCTCCTGGTGCAGTAGTCCCTGCCCTATGCAGACCCCTGGGCTTCCGGCTGCCACCCACCAGCCAGCCACCCCCATCGGTCTCCATGTCACAAAACACGTTCAGGGGCCGCTCGCGGTTGCCATTGAGGAAGATGGTGGTGGTCCTCGAGGTGCTGGGCCCGTTCTGCATCTCCTCCCCACAGTCCCGGGGGAAAGGGATTCTCAGTCCACCTGGGGAGACGACAGTGAGGGGCCAGTCCTTTTTCCAAATCCTACAGCCATGCTGCCCACTCAGTCCCCAACCTCAGGTCCCACCGCCTGAGTACCAGTGGTGAAAGAGGTGGACACGGGTGGCGTGAGGCTCTCGCCCCACATGGCCCGGAGCCATGCGCTGTAGGGGGTGGAGGGAAAGAGGCCCCGGAGCTGGTGAGAGGTGATGCCTCCTGGGAGCAGGATCTCCTGTGGGACGGACAAGGGACAggtcaggagagagggagggggagcccCACCGAAAGAGGCAGAGGCAGTGCCTCCTGGAATGGATCCCAGGGAGGGGAGTTGGCCAgtagggcaggggtgggggcacctGGATCTGTCCGCCAGGGGTGTGGAAGCTGAGCAGGTAGCCAGTTGGCGGGACTTGGGGCTCTGTCCAAGTGAGCACGGCCGTGCGGGGGGTCACTTCCTGGGCTTCTAAGTCCCGAGGGGCTTCCAATCctgggaggggaaggtgggaagaGAAGATGGAGCCCATCCTGGTTCTCTTGAGCTCCCCTTCCACCATCCCACACATCTCATAGGCTGTACCTGTGGTGAAGGTGATGCTGGCTGGGGAGGTGAGGTTGGGGCCCCG from Equus przewalskii isolate Varuska chromosome 19, EquPr2, whole genome shotgun sequence encodes the following:
- the CYP21A2 gene encoding steroid 21-hydroxylase, which produces MLLLGLLLLLILLAGARLLWGQWKLRSLHLPPLVPGFLHLLQPNLPIYLLGLTQKLGPIYRLRLGLQAVVVLNSKRTIEEAMIRKWVDFAGRPELLSYKLVSQRYQDLSLGDYSLLWKAHKKLTRSALLLGIRNSMEPLVEQLTQEFCERMRAQAGAPVAIQKEFSFLTCSIICYLTFGDKEDTLVHAIQDCVQDLMRTWEHWSIQILDIIPFLRFFPNPGLWRLKQAMENRDHIIEKQLRQHKESIVAGRWRDMTDYMLQGLGRPTVEEAPGQLLEGHVHMAMVDLFIGGTETTASTLSWAVAFLLHHPEIQQRLQDELDRELGPRALGSTVPFKDRARLPLLNATIAEVLRLRPVVPLALPHRTTRPTSIVGYDIPKGTIIIPNLQGAHLDETIWEQPHEFRPDRFLYPGASPSTLAFGCGARVCLGEPLARLELFVVLAQLLRAFTLLPPAGALPSLQPQPHCGVNLTMQPFQVQLQPRGAGTPGLGERQ